The following are encoded in a window of Doryrhamphus excisus isolate RoL2022-K1 chromosome 16, RoL_Dexc_1.0, whole genome shotgun sequence genomic DNA:
- the mdh1b gene encoding putative malate dehydrogenase 1B isoform X3 yields MFAFSGLTDCCDPWLPSNRSLQLKYQRQHFDNSRTHSLRYVVEDLRRDSFYKMAKFVLAGKTDCPYYANAELLADRLKYSLPNFSIHKISILPDEWTDWLENTCTRNGWNHEESPLIWRELVHQGGKGVYLGGFHDFVEHCQSYYNITSDMSEEMMLSIAAENLVTKLELIMEEQHRASLIKPLHVWISSALNPTCNMLIPSLLSAEVLPQASTISLHLLDLEGSEEELQSVKMETEDLALHLLHKVTTHTDLKEAFQEADIILLLDDGWSNGTHVKDEEECEKIKATADLYSEYGRLIEARANAGVKVIVSSGSLVNLRCSFLVEACATDKCHVVAVATQLENEARAAIANKLKVRTSGSSRSLVAVKISVVTPFYATSLSRSALEVTDVIVWGDVGESFHIDLQRAKVFNYDGAIKGPPFFFQPVLEIIYDKEWLETDFLDIVRCQHAVVVSKTCRGLDMSTANGILTLLQAWNGVSTPNQATTTFKMTWSFRCRWSSQMASGPWCLT; encoded by the exons ATGTTTGCTTTTTCCGGTCTGACGGACTGTTGTGATCCCTGGTTACCTAGCAACCGTTCTCTTCAGCTCAAGTATCAGCGTCAACATTTCGACAATTCACGCACACATTCTTTACGTTATGTTGTGGAAGACTTGAGACGTGACTCATTTTATAAAATGGCAAAGTTTGTGCTCGCTG GTAAAACAGACTGCCCTTACTATGCCAACGCGGAGCTTTTGGCGGACAGATTAAAGTATTCTTTGCCCAACTTCAGCATTCACAAGATCTCAATCCTCCCAGATGAATGGACG GACTGGCTGGAGAACACGTGCACGAGGAATGGTTGGAACCATGAAGAATCCCCCCTGATTTGGAGAGAGCTGGTGCACCAAGGTGGCAAAGGGGTGTACTTAGGTGGCTTCCATGACTTTGTCGAGCACTGTCAG AGTTACTACAACATCACATCAGACATGTCCGAAGAAATGATGCTGAGCATTGCGGCAGAAAACCTCGTCACCAAGCTGGAGCTTATTATGGAGGAGCAGCATCGTGCCAGTCTCATCAAGCCCCTTCACGTATGGATCAGTAG TGCCCTGAACCCCACATGCAACATGCTGATCCCCAGTTTGCTCTCTGCTGAGGTGTTGCCACAAGCTTCTACCATCAGTCTCCATCTCCTGGACCTGGAGGGCAGTGAGGAGGAGCTGCAGTCGGTGAAGATGGAAACTGAAGATCTGGCTCTCCATCTGCTTCATAAG GTGACCACTCACACAGATCTCAAAGAGGCATTCCAGGAAGCTGACATCATCCTCCTGCTGGATGACGGCTGGTCTAACGGGACACACGTGAAGGACGAGGAGGAATGTGAGAAGATAAAAGCAACAGCAGACTTGTACAGCGAATATGGACGGCTGATTGAGGCCAGGGCCAACGCGGGGGTGAAGGTGATTGTGTCCAGTGGCTCGCTCGTGAACCTCAGGTGCTCATTTCTCGTGGAAGCATGCGCCACTGACAAGTGCCATGTTGTTGCCGTGGCGACACAGTTGGAGAACGAAGCCAGAGCTGCCATTGCGAACAAGCTCAAAGTGAGGACTTCAGGTAGCTCACGCTCCTTGGTCGCTGTAAAGATTTCCGTCGTCACGCCGTTTTATGCAACATCTCTGTCACGATCTGCTTTAGAAGTGACAGATGTCATCGTGTGGGGAGATGTTGGAGAGAGCTTCCACATTGACCTACAGAGGGCAAAAGTGTTTAACTATGATGGCGCAATCAAAGGACCGCCTTTCTTTTTCCAACCCGTACTTGAGATCATCTACGACAA GGAATGGCTGGAGACCGACTTCCTCGACATAGTCCGCTGTCAGCACGCAGTTGTTGTTTCAAAGACTTGTCGTGGACTTGATATGTCAACCGCCAACGGGATCCTCACGCTCCTACAGGCTTGGAACGGGGTTTCTACTCCTAATCAG GCCACTACAACCTTCAAGATGACGTGGTCCTTTCGCTGCCGGTGGTCTTCACAGATGGCCAGTGGTCCGTGGTGCCTGACGTGA
- the mdh1b gene encoding putative malate dehydrogenase 1B isoform X1: protein MFAFSGLTDCCDPWLPSNRSLQLKYQRQHFDNSRTHSLRYVVEDLRRDSFYKMAKFVLAGKTDCPYYANAELLADRLKYSLPNFSIHKISILPDEWTDWLENTCTRNGWNHEESPLIWRELVHQGGKGVYLGGFHDFVEHCQSYYNITSDMSEEMMLSIAAENLVTKLELIMEEQHRASLIKPLHVWISSALNPTCNMLIPSLLSAEVLPQASTISLHLLDLEGSEEELQSVKMETEDLALHLLHKVTTHTDLKEAFQEADIILLLDDGWSNGTHVKDEEECEKIKATADLYSEYGRLIEARANAGVKVIVSSGSLVNLRCSFLVEACATDKCHVVAVATQLENEARAAIANKLKVRTSGSSRSLVAVKISVVTPFYATSLSRSALEVTDVIVWGDVGESFHIDLQRAKVFNYDGAIKGPPFFFQPVLEIIYDKEWLETDFLDIVRCQHAVVVSKTCRGLDMSTANGILTLLQAWNGVSTPNQVFSVGVPCTGHYNLQDDVVLSLPVVFTDGQWSVVPDVTVGDDLKQKLQLFATELRQVLAKIAINNTRSTFFPTFIDSGCSS, encoded by the exons ATGTTTGCTTTTTCCGGTCTGACGGACTGTTGTGATCCCTGGTTACCTAGCAACCGTTCTCTTCAGCTCAAGTATCAGCGTCAACATTTCGACAATTCACGCACACATTCTTTACGTTATGTTGTGGAAGACTTGAGACGTGACTCATTTTATAAAATGGCAAAGTTTGTGCTCGCTG GTAAAACAGACTGCCCTTACTATGCCAACGCGGAGCTTTTGGCGGACAGATTAAAGTATTCTTTGCCCAACTTCAGCATTCACAAGATCTCAATCCTCCCAGATGAATGGACG GACTGGCTGGAGAACACGTGCACGAGGAATGGTTGGAACCATGAAGAATCCCCCCTGATTTGGAGAGAGCTGGTGCACCAAGGTGGCAAAGGGGTGTACTTAGGTGGCTTCCATGACTTTGTCGAGCACTGTCAG AGTTACTACAACATCACATCAGACATGTCCGAAGAAATGATGCTGAGCATTGCGGCAGAAAACCTCGTCACCAAGCTGGAGCTTATTATGGAGGAGCAGCATCGTGCCAGTCTCATCAAGCCCCTTCACGTATGGATCAGTAG TGCCCTGAACCCCACATGCAACATGCTGATCCCCAGTTTGCTCTCTGCTGAGGTGTTGCCACAAGCTTCTACCATCAGTCTCCATCTCCTGGACCTGGAGGGCAGTGAGGAGGAGCTGCAGTCGGTGAAGATGGAAACTGAAGATCTGGCTCTCCATCTGCTTCATAAG GTGACCACTCACACAGATCTCAAAGAGGCATTCCAGGAAGCTGACATCATCCTCCTGCTGGATGACGGCTGGTCTAACGGGACACACGTGAAGGACGAGGAGGAATGTGAGAAGATAAAAGCAACAGCAGACTTGTACAGCGAATATGGACGGCTGATTGAGGCCAGGGCCAACGCGGGGGTGAAGGTGATTGTGTCCAGTGGCTCGCTCGTGAACCTCAGGTGCTCATTTCTCGTGGAAGCATGCGCCACTGACAAGTGCCATGTTGTTGCCGTGGCGACACAGTTGGAGAACGAAGCCAGAGCTGCCATTGCGAACAAGCTCAAAGTGAGGACTTCAGGTAGCTCACGCTCCTTGGTCGCTGTAAAGATTTCCGTCGTCACGCCGTTTTATGCAACATCTCTGTCACGATCTGCTTTAGAAGTGACAGATGTCATCGTGTGGGGAGATGTTGGAGAGAGCTTCCACATTGACCTACAGAGGGCAAAAGTGTTTAACTATGATGGCGCAATCAAAGGACCGCCTTTCTTTTTCCAACCCGTACTTGAGATCATCTACGACAA GGAATGGCTGGAGACCGACTTCCTCGACATAGTCCGCTGTCAGCACGCAGTTGTTGTTTCAAAGACTTGTCGTGGACTTGATATGTCAACCGCCAACGGGATCCTCACGCTCCTACAGGCTTGGAACGGGGTTTCTACTCCTAATCAGGTGTTTTCCGTGGGGGTCCCGTGCACAG GCCACTACAACCTTCAAGATGACGTGGTCCTTTCGCTGCCGGTGGTCTTCACAGATGGCCAGTGGTCCGTGGTGCCTGACGTGACAGTTGGAGACGATTTGAAGCAGAAACTTCAGCTTTTTGCAACCGAACTCAGGCAAGTATTGGCTAAGATTGCAATCAATAACACAAGAAGCACCTTCTTCCCCACCTTCATTGACAGTGGATGTTCCTCATAG
- the fastkd2 gene encoding FAST kinase domain-containing protein 2, mitochondrial isoform X2 has protein sequence MRRSLHYCISQWKQYSLVSASAKNSSLWNLQSAHTRGTRHIQTPMVASLHSAERFHSRVSHLGPEKKEHLPNPLMLLENAKMNVGSIRNDNLAYSLLAMVNLGVPQRSRVVQTYLRACQEKLNDFDEKSLSILATVLEDMERSPNVDALKHGLRMVIEARLPQITNVVALQTVMRLLGKDTSLDLKRKLEQKALSMTDQFSPPNTHYMISTMAKMGFYSKPLLQICTQKITDRIHEIPFNRLLTVLQSLRELRYRDHALFTTISNYIASTVDIWSQKEIILFLSAFESLAFCPAALMAAFAEKVIANPGALTLKDLLCVLKVYSSLNCDLQQNREAFLQSISQALDSYLAKMSAYDLLKTCYYLCLLGHFPSAPLEKLLQGSTLEVLRSRAEKQLRRQDQMFQTVHLCLHLDQPVLPRPLSVPPPMLGDVPANEAPVKLLQLLQRLFGDQEDVALQEMVVVENLYSIDAVISRPVANHSEETCSQAEQTERIAVLCPASSAFCFGTSTPRGPLAVKLRHLKVLGYLPIMITEPELKSEENAAELLRERIFPDRRTLSSKTSS, from the exons ATGAGGCGGTCTCTTCACTACTGCATCTCGCAATGGAAACAATACAGTTTGGTGTCAGCTTCAGCCAAGAACTCATCTTTGTGGAATCTACAGTCGGCACACACTCGTGGCACAAGACATATTCAAACACCAATGGTTGCAAGTCTACACAGTGCAGAGAGGTTCCACTCACGGGTTTCCCATTTGGGACCAGAGAAGAAAGAGCATCTCCCTAATCCATTG ATGCTGCTAGAAAACGCCAAGATGAATGTGGGCTCCATACGAAATGACAACTTGGCTTACTCTCTGCTGGCTATGGTGAACCTGGGGGTGCCCCAACGCAGCCGTGTGGTCCAGACGTATCTGCGTGCATGCCAG GAGAAGTTAAATGACTTTGACGAGAAAAGTCTGTCAATTTTGGCCACAGTTCTGGAAGACATGGAAAGAAGTCCCAACGTTGATGCACTGAAACACGGCTTGAG GATGGTAATTGAGGCCCGTCTTCCCCAGATAACAAATGTTGTGGCGCTCCAGACAGTGATGCGTCTCTTGGGTAAAGATACATCGCTTGACCTCAAACGAAAACTGGAG CAAAAAGCCTTATCGATGACCGACCAATTcagcccccccaacacacattACATGATCTCCACCATGGCCAAGATGGGCTTCTATTCCAAACCACTGCTGCAAATTTGCACTCAGAAAATTACAG ACAGAATCCACGAAATCCCATTTAACAGACTGCTAACAGTGCTGCAGTCCTTACGGGAGCTGCGCTACAGAGATCATGCTCTCTTTACCACCATCTCCAACTACATCGCCTCCACAGTAGACATTTGGTCCCAAAAGGAG ATCATCCTCTTCCTGTCCGCGTTTGAGAGCCTGGCCTTTTGTCCTGCAGCCTTAATGGCGGCATTTGCCGAGAAGGTCATCGCCAACCCAGGCGCTCTGACGCTTAAAGACCTTCTCTGTGTCCTCAAGGTGTACTCCTCTCTTAATTGTGACCTGCAACAAAACAGAGAGGC GTTCCTGCAAAGTATCAGCCAGGCTCTGGACTCCTACCTGGCCAAGATGTCTGCTTATGATTTGTTAAAGACCTGTTATTATCTCTGCCTTCTTGGCCACTTCCCATCTGCACCGCTGGAGAAACTTCTGCAGGGTAGCACACTGGAGGTCCTGAGAAGCAGAG CCGAGAAGCAGCTCAGGAGACAGGACCAAATGTTTCAGACGGTGCACCTGTGCCTCCACCTGGACCAGCCTGTCCTCCCTCGGCCGCTGAGTGTCCCACCACCTATGTTGGGAGATGTGCCAGCCAACGAGGCACCAGTCAAACTCTTGCAGCTCCTGCAGCGGTTGTTTGGTGACCAAGAAGATGTAGCACTGCAAgaaatggtggtggtggagaaCCTCTACTCCATAG ATGCTGTTATCAGCAGACCTGTGGCAAACCACAGTGAGGAAACATGTTCACAAGCAGAGCAAACAGAAAG AATTGCAGTGCTGTGCCCAGCTTCCTCTGCCTTCTGCTTTGGCACATCCACACCTCGCGGCCCGTTGGCTGTCAAACTTCGCCATCTGAAGGTTTTAGGATATTTGCCTATTATG ATAACAGAACCAGAGCTCAAGTCGGAGGAGAATGCAGCAGAGCTTCTCAGGGAACGGATCTTTCCGGATAGACGAACCCTGAGCTCCAAAACCAGCAGCTGA
- the mdh1b gene encoding putative malate dehydrogenase 1B isoform X2, translating into MFAFSGLTDCCDPWLPSNRSLQLKYQRQHFDNSRTHSLRYVVEDLRRDSFYKMAKFVLAGKTDCPYYANAELLADRLKYSLPNFSIHKISILPDEWTDWLENTCTRNGWNHEESPLIWRELVHQGGKGVYLGGFHDFVEHCQSYYNITSDMSEEMMLSIAAENLVTKLELIMEEQHRASLIKPLHVWISSALNPTCNMLIPSLLSAEVLPQASTISLHLLDLEGSEEELQSVKMETEDLALHLLHKVTTHTDLKEAFQEADIILLLDDGWSNGTHVKDEEECEKIKATADLYSEYGRLIEARANAGVKVIVSSGSLVNLRCSFLVEACATDKCHVVAVATQLENEARAAIANKLKVRTSEVTDVIVWGDVGESFHIDLQRAKVFNYDGAIKGPPFFFQPVLEIIYDKEWLETDFLDIVRCQHAVVVSKTCRGLDMSTANGILTLLQAWNGVSTPNQVFSVGVPCTGHYNLQDDVVLSLPVVFTDGQWSVVPDVTVGDDLKQKLQLFATELRQVLAKIAINNTRSTFFPTFIDSGCSS; encoded by the exons ATGTTTGCTTTTTCCGGTCTGACGGACTGTTGTGATCCCTGGTTACCTAGCAACCGTTCTCTTCAGCTCAAGTATCAGCGTCAACATTTCGACAATTCACGCACACATTCTTTACGTTATGTTGTGGAAGACTTGAGACGTGACTCATTTTATAAAATGGCAAAGTTTGTGCTCGCTG GTAAAACAGACTGCCCTTACTATGCCAACGCGGAGCTTTTGGCGGACAGATTAAAGTATTCTTTGCCCAACTTCAGCATTCACAAGATCTCAATCCTCCCAGATGAATGGACG GACTGGCTGGAGAACACGTGCACGAGGAATGGTTGGAACCATGAAGAATCCCCCCTGATTTGGAGAGAGCTGGTGCACCAAGGTGGCAAAGGGGTGTACTTAGGTGGCTTCCATGACTTTGTCGAGCACTGTCAG AGTTACTACAACATCACATCAGACATGTCCGAAGAAATGATGCTGAGCATTGCGGCAGAAAACCTCGTCACCAAGCTGGAGCTTATTATGGAGGAGCAGCATCGTGCCAGTCTCATCAAGCCCCTTCACGTATGGATCAGTAG TGCCCTGAACCCCACATGCAACATGCTGATCCCCAGTTTGCTCTCTGCTGAGGTGTTGCCACAAGCTTCTACCATCAGTCTCCATCTCCTGGACCTGGAGGGCAGTGAGGAGGAGCTGCAGTCGGTGAAGATGGAAACTGAAGATCTGGCTCTCCATCTGCTTCATAAG GTGACCACTCACACAGATCTCAAAGAGGCATTCCAGGAAGCTGACATCATCCTCCTGCTGGATGACGGCTGGTCTAACGGGACACACGTGAAGGACGAGGAGGAATGTGAGAAGATAAAAGCAACAGCAGACTTGTACAGCGAATATGGACGGCTGATTGAGGCCAGGGCCAACGCGGGGGTGAAGGTGATTGTGTCCAGTGGCTCGCTCGTGAACCTCAGGTGCTCATTTCTCGTGGAAGCATGCGCCACTGACAAGTGCCATGTTGTTGCCGTGGCGACACAGTTGGAGAACGAAGCCAGAGCTGCCATTGCGAACAAGCTCAAAGTGAGGACTTCAG AAGTGACAGATGTCATCGTGTGGGGAGATGTTGGAGAGAGCTTCCACATTGACCTACAGAGGGCAAAAGTGTTTAACTATGATGGCGCAATCAAAGGACCGCCTTTCTTTTTCCAACCCGTACTTGAGATCATCTACGACAA GGAATGGCTGGAGACCGACTTCCTCGACATAGTCCGCTGTCAGCACGCAGTTGTTGTTTCAAAGACTTGTCGTGGACTTGATATGTCAACCGCCAACGGGATCCTCACGCTCCTACAGGCTTGGAACGGGGTTTCTACTCCTAATCAGGTGTTTTCCGTGGGGGTCCCGTGCACAG GCCACTACAACCTTCAAGATGACGTGGTCCTTTCGCTGCCGGTGGTCTTCACAGATGGCCAGTGGTCCGTGGTGCCTGACGTGACAGTTGGAGACGATTTGAAGCAGAAACTTCAGCTTTTTGCAACCGAACTCAGGCAAGTATTGGCTAAGATTGCAATCAATAACACAAGAAGCACCTTCTTCCCCACCTTCATTGACAGTGGATGTTCCTCATAG
- the fastkd2 gene encoding FAST kinase domain-containing protein 2, mitochondrial isoform X1: MRRSLHYCISQWKQYSLVSASAKNSSLWNLQSAHTRGTRHIQTPMVASLHSAERFHSRVSHLGPEKKEHLPNPLVSASAADELQSPSSQTQRNSMFLEHLQHCGSPSDVLDLPSQYTPQQVSNYLMQMWTSIKKMSHEQRRCELQLMFEHPAFEMLLENAKMNVGSIRNDNLAYSLLAMVNLGVPQRSRVVQTYLRACQEKLNDFDEKSLSILATVLEDMERSPNVDALKHGLRMVIEARLPQITNVVALQTVMRLLGKDTSLDLKRKLEQKALSMTDQFSPPNTHYMISTMAKMGFYSKPLLQICTQKITDRIHEIPFNRLLTVLQSLRELRYRDHALFTTISNYIASTVDIWSQKEIILFLSAFESLAFCPAALMAAFAEKVIANPGALTLKDLLCVLKVYSSLNCDLQQNREAFLQSISQALDSYLAKMSAYDLLKTCYYLCLLGHFPSAPLEKLLQGSTLEVLRSRAEKQLRRQDQMFQTVHLCLHLDQPVLPRPLSVPPPMLGDVPANEAPVKLLQLLQRLFGDQEDVALQEMVVVENLYSIDAVISRPVANHSEETCSQAEQTERIAVLCPASSAFCFGTSTPRGPLAVKLRHLKVLGYLPIMITEPELKSEENAAELLRERIFPDRRTLSSKTSS; the protein is encoded by the exons ATGAGGCGGTCTCTTCACTACTGCATCTCGCAATGGAAACAATACAGTTTGGTGTCAGCTTCAGCCAAGAACTCATCTTTGTGGAATCTACAGTCGGCACACACTCGTGGCACAAGACATATTCAAACACCAATGGTTGCAAGTCTACACAGTGCAGAGAGGTTCCACTCACGGGTTTCCCATTTGGGACCAGAGAAGAAAGAGCATCTCCCTAATCCATTGGTTAGTGCCTCAGCTGCAGATGAGCTCCAATCCCCCTCAAGCCAGACACAGAGGAATTCCATGTTCCTCGAGCACCTGCAACACTGCGGATCCCCGTCGGATGTGCTTGACCTTCCCTCCCAATACACACCCCAACAAGTCAGCAACTACTTGATGCAAATGTGGACCAGCATAAAGAAGATGTCTCATGAGCAGCGGCGCTGTGAGCTGCAGCTAATGTTTGAACATCCCGCATTTGAGATGCTGCTAGAAAACGCCAAGATGAATGTGGGCTCCATACGAAATGACAACTTGGCTTACTCTCTGCTGGCTATGGTGAACCTGGGGGTGCCCCAACGCAGCCGTGTGGTCCAGACGTATCTGCGTGCATGCCAG GAGAAGTTAAATGACTTTGACGAGAAAAGTCTGTCAATTTTGGCCACAGTTCTGGAAGACATGGAAAGAAGTCCCAACGTTGATGCACTGAAACACGGCTTGAG GATGGTAATTGAGGCCCGTCTTCCCCAGATAACAAATGTTGTGGCGCTCCAGACAGTGATGCGTCTCTTGGGTAAAGATACATCGCTTGACCTCAAACGAAAACTGGAG CAAAAAGCCTTATCGATGACCGACCAATTcagcccccccaacacacattACATGATCTCCACCATGGCCAAGATGGGCTTCTATTCCAAACCACTGCTGCAAATTTGCACTCAGAAAATTACAG ACAGAATCCACGAAATCCCATTTAACAGACTGCTAACAGTGCTGCAGTCCTTACGGGAGCTGCGCTACAGAGATCATGCTCTCTTTACCACCATCTCCAACTACATCGCCTCCACAGTAGACATTTGGTCCCAAAAGGAG ATCATCCTCTTCCTGTCCGCGTTTGAGAGCCTGGCCTTTTGTCCTGCAGCCTTAATGGCGGCATTTGCCGAGAAGGTCATCGCCAACCCAGGCGCTCTGACGCTTAAAGACCTTCTCTGTGTCCTCAAGGTGTACTCCTCTCTTAATTGTGACCTGCAACAAAACAGAGAGGC GTTCCTGCAAAGTATCAGCCAGGCTCTGGACTCCTACCTGGCCAAGATGTCTGCTTATGATTTGTTAAAGACCTGTTATTATCTCTGCCTTCTTGGCCACTTCCCATCTGCACCGCTGGAGAAACTTCTGCAGGGTAGCACACTGGAGGTCCTGAGAAGCAGAG CCGAGAAGCAGCTCAGGAGACAGGACCAAATGTTTCAGACGGTGCACCTGTGCCTCCACCTGGACCAGCCTGTCCTCCCTCGGCCGCTGAGTGTCCCACCACCTATGTTGGGAGATGTGCCAGCCAACGAGGCACCAGTCAAACTCTTGCAGCTCCTGCAGCGGTTGTTTGGTGACCAAGAAGATGTAGCACTGCAAgaaatggtggtggtggagaaCCTCTACTCCATAG ATGCTGTTATCAGCAGACCTGTGGCAAACCACAGTGAGGAAACATGTTCACAAGCAGAGCAAACAGAAAG AATTGCAGTGCTGTGCCCAGCTTCCTCTGCCTTCTGCTTTGGCACATCCACACCTCGCGGCCCGTTGGCTGTCAAACTTCGCCATCTGAAGGTTTTAGGATATTTGCCTATTATG ATAACAGAACCAGAGCTCAAGTCGGAGGAGAATGCAGCAGAGCTTCTCAGGGAACGGATCTTTCCGGATAGACGAACCCTGAGCTCCAAAACCAGCAGCTGA
- the si:dkey-1h24.6 gene encoding T-cell-specific surface glycoprotein CD28 codes for MSVWVFVILLGLFSGTTPMQSNCPCKCELKTICEHAPATLSVPCPMMTGEDVSFSLLKDEHVIYNYKCNSTGDILECESNPSSGVMLQEVNESISFILTGEAASNDGLYRCEGMVTFPPPFRKDTSAVRILVHVEGRRCRDSSVETHLSNELLWSLIAVLGILCVYSIIISIVVCINKASTSQANFHNDYINTKPRDTREHRRQRASRNHLRPQSP; via the exons ATGAGTGTCTGGGTGTTTGTGATCCTCCTGGGGTTGTTCTCTGGAACCACCCCAATGCAGAGTAACTGCCCCTGCAAAT GTGAGCTAAAAACTATCTGCGAGCACGCCCCAGCCACATTGTCAGTCCCATGTCCAATGATGACTGGCGAGGATGTGAGCTTTTCGCTTCTCAAGGACGAGCATGTGATTTACAACTATAAGTGCAACTCAACCGGAGATATATTGGAGTGTGAGTCCAACCCCAGCAGCGGCGTCATGTTGCAAGAGGTTAATGAATCCATCAGCTTCATCCTCACTGGAGAGGCAGCCAGCAACGATGGACTCTACAGATGTGAGGGCATGGTCACGTTCCCGCCTCCCTTCAGGAAGGATACGAGTGCAGTGAGAATACTGGTGCACGTGGAGG GTCGGCGATGTCGAGACAGTAGTGTAGAAACACATCTGAGCAATGAACTCCTCTGGAGTTTGATCGCCGTGCTCGGGATTCTTTGTGTCTACAGCATCATCATCTCCATCGTTGTCTGCATCAACAAG GCCAGCACGTCGCAGGCAAATTTCCACAATGACTACATCAACACAAAACCAAGGGACACCAGGGAGCATCGGCGGCAGAGGGCCTCTAGGAACCACCTCAGACCTCAGTCCCCCTGA